The following DNA comes from candidate division KSB1 bacterium.
GGCTTCCGGGCCTCTTTGAGGTGATTCGCGTGTTGGTCGACAGGCCGCGTTCGACAACTCGTTTTCTGGTGCTGGGCAGCGCCTCTCCGGGCTTGCTGCACCAGAGCTCTGAAACACTCGCCGGCCGCATTGCATACCACGAATTGGGCGGCTTTTCCGTTGACGAGATTGGAATCGAGAACTATAAGCAGTTGTGGCTGCGCGGCGGCTTTCCGCGTTCGTATCTCGCCCGCTCGCTGGCAGAAAGTGATGAATGGCGACATAACTTTATCCGTACTTTTTTGGAGCGGGATCTGCCTCAGTTGGGAATTACCATTCACTCTAACACACTGCGCCGCTTCTGGACAATGCTCGCTCACTACCACGGTCAAATCTGGAATGCTTCGGAATTCGGACGCGCTTTTGGCGTTGCGGACTCGACGGTTCGGCGCTATCTTGATATGTTAACCTCGGCGTTGGTTATTCGCCAGTTGCAACCCTGGTACGAGAATATTTCCAAAAGGCAGGTGAAAGCGCCCAAGATCTACCTCATTGATAGCGGCATCATGCATACCCTCCTCAACCTCAAGACTCCAACCGACCTGGAAGGACACCCCAAGGTCGGAGCGTCGTGGGAAGGATTTGTTCTCGAACAAGTCATTCGTCGATTAGGGGCGAAGCCGGAAGAATGCTTTTTCTGGGCAACCCATGGCGGCGCCGAGCTTGATTTGCTGGTTATACACGGTCAGCAACGGCTGGGATTCGAAGTTAAGCGGAACAGCGCTCCACGACTCACGCCATCGATGCAAAGTGCACTCGCTGACCTGAAGCTTCACCGGTTAGACGTGATTCATGCCGGAGAGCATACGTTTCCTCTGGAAAAGCGAGTGCGGGCTATTTCGTTTTCGCGCCTGCTGGAGGACCTCAAACCTCTTCGGTAGCTTGTTTTGTACGAGAAGCTTCCTGTCAAATTGAATCCAGTCCGGCTCATTTTCCGCAAAAAGGCTTTTTTGCATGTAATCATGTAGTAAAGTTATTTCAATCCACCTCCTGCCACGGATTGGCAAAACGCTTTGGGATGACTCTACATCTCCAAATTGCACGTGGCTCACTCCCAAATTTCCCTCGGGCATAGTCCACCGGGCGTAGCCTCTGATCAGACCATAGATGGATGGAAGTTTAACACCTCTTCAACTCGCCGTTGAACAGTAAACGCATTGAATTCTAAATGCGACCAGCGCGTGTTTTTTGAAGCTTTTCAAAGTCAGGGCGTCCTATGAATAAAATCAAGCAATGCTTCATCGCGGCGTTGATCGCCTTTTCCGTGGTGGTGAGCGGATTGTACACCTTCGTGTCAGCCCAGGGCCAGCCGCTGACGTTTTCCGCATTTGGCGATATTCCTTATGGCAGCGCTGAGTACGCGCTTTTGCAGCAACAAATTGCCGACCACAACCGTTACAGCCCGTCGGCCTTGATCGTTCACATCGGCGACATCATGACGGGTTCCTGCGATGAGAAAAAATATGCGGATGTCGCCGGGATCATGAAGAATTTTGCGATTCCGGCTTATATCGTCGTCGGCGACAATGAGTATAATGATTGCGGCAACCCAATTCAAGCGCTGGCCCATTGGAAAAAATATTTTTTGAATTTTGAAGAAAATTTTTGCGGCGCGCCGGCTACGGAGCATCAAAGCGTGCGCCCGGAAAATTTGGCTTTCGTGTTGGACGGTGTTCTTTTCATCGGCATCAATCTGGTCGGCGGCGACGTGCATGATCTGAATGAATGGTCGGTTCGCATGCAGCAAGACGCGGATTGGGTCAGCCAGCAATTTCAAGCCAAAGTCTCGCAGGTGCGCGCCGCCGTTGTTTTTGCCCAAGCCGGGCCGGAGGGCAGCGCCAATCACCGCGGGCCTTTTTTCAATCAGTTTCGTCCGGCCGCGGCGGCGTTTGGCAAACCTATTCTCTACATTCAAGGCAACACGCATGCCTATAAGCTGGCTCAGCCCTGGCCGGAGAAGAATATCACACAGCTCGTCGTTCCCCAAGGCAATGCCGAACCGCCTTTGCAAGTGACGGTGACGATGGATCCGAATCCTCTGAAAGCGTTTATCGTCAAGCGCAATCCGTGGGTAGGCGCGTCGCCTTACAACATGCCGCCATGCGTCAATGCCGGCCCCGATCAAACGCTTACGGGAACGACGGTGGCCAATCTTAAAGGCCAAGCGACGGATGACGGCGATCCCAGCGGCGCTTTGACGATAACTTGGAGCAAGACGAGCGGCCCGGGGACGGTGACTTTTGGAAACGCCAATGCGCCCGTGACCACTGCAAGTTTTAGCGCGCCGGGAACGTATGTTTTGCGCCTCACTGCCGATGATGGCCAGCTTCAGAAGAGTGATGATGTGACGATCGTGAGCGGCGGCAGTAACAGCACGTATTTGCTGTCGGCGGACACGACCGGTTCCGGCAGTGTGAGTATGAATCCCCCCGGCGGCATTTATAATTCCGGCACGGTCGTGACATTGAGCGCAACACCCGCCGCAGGTTTTCAGTTTAGCGGCTGGAGTGGTGATTTGAGCAGCTCGGCCAATCCCGTGACGATCACGATGAACGCCAACAAAAGCGTGACGGCAACTTTCACGGCGAGCAACGTCAATTCAACGACGAACTTGGCGAAGGGCAAATCTGTGACGGCTTCCAGCACGTACTCCGGCAAGCCGGCTGAAAACGCGGTGGACGGCAGCACCAGCACGTATTGGCGCAGCGGCAGCGTCAGCAGCAATCCGATTGCCTGGCTTCGTGTCGATTTGGGCGCGGTTTTGCCAGTTGGCCGGGCTATCGTGAAATGGAAAGAGAGCTATTATGCCAAGAGCTACGAGTTGCAGGTATCGAACGACGACGTGAACTGGACGAAAGTGTACAGCACTTCGGCTGGCAACAGCGGGACGCACCAATTCACTTTTTCAGCGACTACGGCGAGATACGTGCGATTCTACATGATGGCAAATGTTAAGAGCAGCTACCAGATTTATGAGCTTGAAGTCTATTCCGGCGCGGCCTCGACGCCGAAACGTAGCGATGAGACGGCGGCGGAGACGGTGATTCCCGGTGATTTTGTGTTGGAGCAAAATTACCCCAATCCGTTTAATCCCAGCACGCAAATTCGTTTCGGCCTGCCGCAGAAATCGCATGTGACGATCAAGTTGTACACGATAAACGGTCTCGAAGTGAAAACGTTGGTTAATGGTTATTATCCTGCCGGCACGCATACCATCACTTTTCAAGCGAAAAATTTGCCGAGCGGAACTTACTTCTACGTCATGCAGGCCGGCAGCGTGCGGCAAGTGCGCCGGCTGGTTTTGATGAAATAAGGCTGGTTGCTGGTTGCTCGTTGCTGGTAGCTGGATGCTCATACTCATACTCGCTTATAAACAGCTTAAAAAGCGAGAATGAGTAGAAGTAAGAGTAGAAACTGCAACGCCGTTATTGACCGGTCAATTAAGCTGCCGGATTTTATTTTCCGCAAAAATTGAAGCTTGCTTGTATATCCAAGTATGAATTAATACACCTACCGCCAAGGAATGGGCGACGGCGATTTTTAGGGCAAATTCGGCTTTCAAAATGCGCGTGGCCCATTGGCTGATTTCCTCTAGTCCAGTCTGCCGGGCATCGCCCGCATTTTTCTGACTACCATCACCTCATCGTTGAGCTAAATTCCGGAGTGTCGCCTGCTTACAGTCGCGGGTGAGTTTTAAACAACATGGTTGCGAGTACTGTCCCGAGGCCGGGATGGTGTCAGACCTTCAACCCGAAAGGATTTCTCATGTACAATCCGAGACAAGCATTTTTTAAAATCAGGCTCTTGGTTTTTCTTCTGACGCTTCTGGTCGTGCATCAGCAGGCATGGGCGCAAGGCCAGACGGTTATTTTTTCGGCCACGGGTGATGTTCCATATAGCGTGAGCGAGGCTTCGACTTTTCAACAGCAAATAGCCAATCACAATAAGTACAGCCCTTCCGCCTTCCTTGTGCATGTGGGCGATATTGCTTCCAGCGGCCAGTGCGACGAGTCGTACTATTCATCGGTGGCGAATGCGATGAAGGGATTGGCGGTGCCGACGTACATCGTTCTCGGCGACAATGAATCCGTCGATTGCAGCAATCGCGCGCAAGGGATGAGTTACTTTCTGCAATATTTTGCCAATTACGAGCAGAATTTTTGCGGCACGCCTTACACCGAGCATCAAAGCGAACGTCCGGAAAATTGGGCTTTTACCATGAACGGCGTGTTGTTTGTCGGTATCAATCTTGCTTATGGCGGCACCACCGCCTTGCAGGAAGCCGCCACGTGGTGCACGCAACAGCTTCAGGCGAAGGGTCCTGAAGTTCGCGCCGCCGTTTTCTTTGCTCATTATACGCCAGGCTCCAGCACGACGTTTTCCACGCCTTTTCGCCAAGCCGCAGCTGCTTTTGGCAAACCTGTTCTTTTTGTTCATGGTCATGGTCACTCGTGGAGCATGGTATATCCCTTTCCGGAGCCGAATATTCTTCGCGTGCAAGTCAACAAAGGCGCCTCCGAAGATCCCGTGCAAGTGACGGTGACTATGGATAACTCCTCACCCGCCACCGCGTTTGTTTTTAAACGCAATCCGTGGTCGAGCAAAACCATTGTGAATATGCCGCCCTGCGCGAACGCCGGGCCGGATAAGGAGGTTTTCGGCTCAGCAAGCGTCAATCTTCAAGGCCAAGCCACAGATGACGGCGATCCCAATGGCCTTTTGACCACGACCTGGAGCAAAGTCGCCGGACCAGGGTCGGTAACATTTGGCAATGCCAACGCCCCCGCCACCACGGCCAGCTTCAGCACCGCCGGCATCTACGTTCTGCGTTTGACGGCGAATGACGGCCAGTTGCAAAATTATGATGAAGTCACCATCGGCGTGAACGCGACCACGAGTGTTGGGCCGGTCATCAGCTCATTTAGCCCCGCCAGCGGCAATGTCGGGACCGTGGTCACGCTGAATGGACTCAATTTCACCGGCGCAACCAGCGTGTTGTTCAACGGCATACCCGCCTCGAGCTTTACGGTAAGCTCCGCCAGCAAGATTTTGGTCACGGTGCCGCCGGGCGCGACTACCGGCAAAATCACGGTCAACACCTCGCTTGGCGCCGGTTTCAGCAGCAGCGACTTTGTGGTGACGGGTGGTGGCTTGAACGTGATGACGTTTCTTCCCACGGATGACGCGCATGTTATATCCACCAGCGCCACGAAAAATTATGGCAATGCCATCAATCTCCTGCTCGATAAAAACAGCGCCTCGGATATGGTCAACACCTACTTAAAGTTTAATGTGACGGGACTGACGGGGCCGGTGCAAAGCGCCAAGCTCCGTTTGAAATGCAGCAACGGCAGCGTGGATGGCGGCTCGGTTTTTTTGGTTTCAAATAATTACAAAAACACGAACACCCCGTGGTTCGAAACCGACTTAATTTGGAACAATGCGCCGGAGATCACCGGCAGCGCTTTGAGCTCGGCGGGCACTGTCAGCGACGGGCAAACCGTCGAGCTTGACGTCACGACGGCGATCACCGGCGACGGCACGTACAGTTTTGCGTTGACAACCACCTCGTCGAACTCCGCCGAATACAACTCGAAGGAAGGCTCGACTTCCCCGGTGCTGAGTATTGAGATTACGCCGCCAGCGCCGGTTCTGCCGACGATTACTTCTTTCACCCCGGATAACGGACCGGTGGGAACCGAAGTGACGATTACTGGCACCGAATTGGGCAACACAGTGGGCGTCACCTTTAATGGCGCACCGGCAGCTTTTATTGTCGATTCGGGCACTCAGGTTCGGGCGACTGTGCCGGCCAACGCCACCACCGGAAAGATTAGCGTCGCCAACGCCGAGGGCACGGCATTTAGCGCGACGGATTTTACCCTGACCGCGCCGCCGGTTATCACGTCATTTGCACCGGCGAGCGGACAAGAAGGCACCGAAGTGACCATCGTTGGCAATTATTTCAACGGCGTTACAGCAGTGAGCATTAAGGGCGAGGCTGCCAGCTTTGTGATCGATTCCAATTCCCAAATCCGGGCTTACGTTCCGGCCAGTGCGACACTTGGAACGGGAAAGATCGTTGTCACCAGTGCGCTCGGCAGCACCACCAGCACCGATAATTTCACTGTCACCGACGCCGCGCCGGTAAGCGTTTCCTTTGCTCCTAAGCACGATACCTATATCAACTCAGAGAGTCCAACAGGCACCAGTGGCACTTCGAGCACGCTGCGGGCCAAAGTCGGTGTTTACTATACGTATTTAAAATTCGAGGTGACCGGACTGAGCGGCACTTTGCAGAACGCCAAGCTCCGGCTGCACGTCTCGGATGCCAGCCCGGATGGTGGATCGGTGCATGTGGTTTCCAACAACTACAGGTCTTCCACAACACCCTGGGTTGAAAAGGACTTGAACTGGAACAACGCGCCGGATATCACCGGTCCGGCGTTGAGTTCAACCGGCGCCGTCAGCATCGGACAGTGGGTAGAATTCGATGTCACTTCCGCTATCGTGGGCAATGGCACCTACAGCTTTGGCGTCAAGAATAACAACAGTGACAAAGTCTACTATCGCTCCAAAGAATATGGCGCCGCCACCTCGCCGCAGTTGGTGATCGAAAGCCTGTCAACCGCTGCCCCGAGCATAACGTCTTTCACACCCGGCGACGGGCCGGTGGGCACGGAAGTCACGATTACCGGCAACAACTTTCTTGGAACGACGGCAGTGACTTTCAACGGCGTGCCGGCAACTCATGTTACCGTGGAGTCGAATACCACGTTATTGGTTTTGGTGCCGACCGGCGCGACCACCGGCAGGATCAAAATCACTAATGCCAGCGGCAACGGCTCGCACGCGCAGGATTTTGTTGTCACGACCACTCCGGTGATTACTTCTTTCACGCCAACCGAGGGCGCGCCGGGAACCGAAGTGACCATCACCGGCAACCATTTCACCGGAACGACAAAGGTCAGCTTCAACGGCAAGGCGGCGGCGACGTTTTATATCGATTCCGCCACGCAGGTTCGCGCCATCGTTCCCTCCGGCAGTACCATCGGGCCGGGAAAAATTGTCGTCACCAATTCCGCCGGCAGCGCCATCAGCGCCAACGATTTCAGAATTAATTCGCTTTTCACCTTTGCGCCCAAGCACGATGCGTATGTCAAATCATCCGCGGCGACGACGAACTACGGCACTTCCAGCACGCTGCGGGTGAAAGTGAGCGGCAGCGAGACCTTTTGCAGCTATTTAAAATTCGACGTCACCGGCGTGAGCGGCACGCTGCGGAGCGCCAAACTGCGACTTTATGTTTCCGATGCCGGTGCCGACGGCGGAGCGGTATATGTGGTTGCCAATGACTATCTGAATACCACGACGCCATGGGAAGAGATTGGTTTGCTTTGGGGTAACGCGCCAAGCATCGCTGGCACGCCGTTAAGCTCGACCGGCGCGGTGAGCATCGGGCAATGGGTGGAGTTCGATGTGACCTCGGCGATCACGGGCGACGGCACCTACAGTTTTGGGTTGAAAAACAACAACTCAGATGTTGTGTACTATCGTTCAAAGGAGAATGGCACGGCAACTGCGCCGCAGTTGCTGATCCAGACGTCGAGCGGCCCGAGCACGCTTTCCAAAGACGAGGCGACGGCCGCGGAAACCGAAACGATCACCGCCGCGATTCCGACTGAATTCCTGTTGCAGCAAAATTTTCCCAATCCGTTCAATCCGAGCACGCAAATCCGTTTCGGATTGCCGAAGGAATCGCATGTGACCATCAAGTTGTACACGATCAACGGCGCGGAAGTCAAAACGCTGGTTGACAATCATTATCCCGCCGGTATGCACACCCTGACGTTCGAGGCGAAGAACTTGCCGAGCGGCACCTATTTTTACGTGATGCAAGCCGGCGCCGTGCGCAAAGTGCGCCAGCTCATGCTGTTGAAATAAAGCTCGCCGCGGTTTGGCGTTGCAAAATAAAAAGCCCGGCTTGATCCAAGCCGGGCTTTTTATTTTGAGAATCGTTTTGCTTGCTTTTTTTTCCGTCATTGTTTACATTTCAACAGAGCATGAGCGGCGAAAAATTTTAAACTTGTCGAGATTGAGATTGTAATGCAACATTTATGTTGCACATACCGTTTCTTCTCAACATCAATGTTGAGTTACGTCGATGAAATTTGCCCCTATAGCTCAGTAATGGATAGAGCAGAGGTTTCCTAAACCTTGTGCCGCAGGTTCGAGTCCTGCTAGGGGCACTGACAGCGTTTACCCGCTTCCTATCTTTCCACCGCGCCGCACAAATTTTCAACACTTTATTTTTTCTCCTGCAGCAGCCACATATCAGCATCCGTCAAGCCGCATTCCTCGGCCATTGCAATACAATAAGCAAGTCTGCCCAAATCCTCGGCGCCGGCGTTTTAGTGCCGAAGGTGAACTTGACGCCCGCGGCTTTGGCGCGTTTGATGAAGGCGGCGCTGGGAATTTTCCGGCGCGGTGTAATCCACCATCAACTCGCCGGAATTTGAGCCTGGCGTGGTTTTTACTTCGGCCATCAATTCAAAGTTTTTGAAGTTGTGATCGTTTAGAATCCACGTGCACGAACGTCTCATCTCCTCCTCCGATTTCTCAGTCATCAACCGAAAATGCCTTACAGGCGTGGCCTTATCGATTCGCCGCCAACGCCGGCGATTTGGGATAATCAACCAACTCCGTTGAACCTTCGACGAGCAACACCTCGCGATCGGCTTTAATCTGAGCGAAACGATCTACCCGTCCGCTCGGCCAATATACCAGCAGCGAATCCATTTGCGCCGCCGCGCCCAGGCCGAACGTCGCCGTTTTCTCCAGGCTGGCGAGAAAGCTGGCGCCGCTGCGAATGCGGCGTTCGATCCGCAGCGTGTCGGCGATGGCAACGAGACGTGTGCCGATGCCATCGCGATTGCTTTGGCGGCCTTCGACATGCACGCGCAGAAAGTGATTGCCCCCCAAGGCCGGGTTCAGCTCATTGCGCCACAGATGAACCGGCCCGCCGTTCTCCGTCACCAAAATATCGATGTCGCCGTCACGATCATAATCGGCATAGCCGGCGCCGCGGCCGACAATTGGCTGCGCGAAAACACCGCCGATATTCGGCGCTTCATCTGTAAAAAATCCGTCGCCGTTATTGACAAAGAGATGCGGCGGCTCGCGGTAAAAAATGCCGTCCTGAGTGATCTCGATGTCCTCCTGCACGTGCCCATTCGCCGCAAAAAGATCGAGATCGCCGTCGAGATCGAAATCGAAGAGAAACAAACCGAACGTCAGCGTCAACAGACTCGGGCGGCCGATTTTGGAAGCCGCGGCGCGATCGGTGAAAAGATCGTTGCCGATATGGCGAAACGCCGCGATCATTTCTTTGGAAAAATTGCCGATGAAGATGGTTTCCTCTCCGGTGCGGTCGACGACGCCGGCGTCGATGCCCATGCCGGCGCGGGCGCGGCCATTCTCGTCGTACGCCACCCCACTCATCGCCGCAATTTCAGAAAACATGCCGTTGCCGTTATTTTTGTAGAGCAAATTGCGCTGCGTGTCATTGGACACCATCAGATCGGGCCAGCCATCGCGGTTGTAATCCAATTCAACCAGACCCAAAGTTTTCCCCGGCGAGTTGGAAAATCCCGCCGCTGTCGTTTGATCCGTGAATGTGCCGTTGCCGTTGTTGTGATAAAAGCGCCCCGGGATGCCTTTGTACAGCTCCGGCGTGCAATAACTCTTCGTCTTCCCGTCCAGCGTGCACCACAAATCCGTTTCCGGCGACCACTCGACGTAATTGCCGACGTAGAGGTCGAGCCAGCCGTCACGATCGGCATCGAAAAAGAGCGCCGAGCTGCTCCATGCCCGCCCTCCGGTTACTCCCGCAATCCTTCCCACTTCGGTAAATTTTCCGCCATCGTTGCGGAACAGCATATTCTCGTAAAGTGTCGTGAAATAAAAATCCTGATCGCCGTCGTTGTCGAAATCAGCCACGGCGATGCCAAAACCATACGTGGCAAGTCCGCCCAATCCCGCTTCTTTCGTCACATTCGTAAAAGTCTGATCGCTGTTGTTGCGATACAGCCAAAGCGCCGGAACTTTTTTCTCTTTTTGCTTCGGCCACACGCCGCCGCCAACCAGCAAAATATCCATCCAGCCATCACCGTCGTAATCGATAAATCCGCCGCCCGAGCCCATCGATTCCGGAAACCATTTGTCGCCAAGCGCGCCGGTGACGTGGCGAAATTCGCCGAGGCCGGCTGTAATTGCCATTTCGGTAAAACCGAATGTCGCGGAATTTGTATCGTTGAATTTTGCTTGAGGCGGTTCATCCGTTTTGGTGCCGTTGCAGCCGAACCAGATAATGATGGAGTGAAATATCACAAACAGAGGCAAGTGAACATACGTAAGTCGAAGAGTTTCAGAGCGCATATTTTTTAATAATTGATGTTTGATCCAAGAAATCATCCAGAACTATCACAGTCAATTTCCTGCGCGTCAAGGCCTTGCCAGATTCCTTTGCCGAGACCGCGAAGCCCGGTGATATCGAGCTCACGTTTGGCCGACATTGTGCACAACATGTCCGTGAAAAGACGGTTCAGAATATACACTTGCTGTTCAAGCTTCAAAGACATAATCTCTTTGTATATCCGGGCAGTAGCTTGTTCAATAACCATAAATTCACCTTTAGCGGTTGGATTCACTTGATTGGTAATTGCCCATGCCCGGGTGCGGCACCCGATCATGATGAAAATAAACGTTTGTCGTGTCGCCTTCAGGCGTTTAACTTTTGTCGGGAGCCCGACGCCTAAAGGCGCAACGACGAACTTATTTTCAGAGGAAATATATTACGAAAAAAACGAATAGAAAACAAGCTCAACTAATTCGCCATTTCTAACTGAAGCAGGTTTTCATCATTCAAGTAAGACCATTTTCTTCACCTCGGAACGAAGAATACCGTTCTCGGATTTCACCGCGATTTGATAAAAATAAACGCCCGAAGGCGCACGGACGCCATCTTGATTTTTTCCATTCCATCTGATTGAATATTCTCCCGCGCCTTGCAAACCCAAATCAAAAGTTTGCATGATTTGTCCGGAAAGAGTGACGATTTTCAAAAACACCTCGCCGGCTTTTTCCAATTGATACCGAATCTCCGTCTCAGGATTAAATGGATTCGGAAAATTTTGTAACAGGGCAAAACTTTTCGGTTGGTTTGGCGAGTTCGAGGTCACCCCGGTCGTTCCGGCTGGCTCGGTGATCTTTAAAATTTGATTGACGCCGACATTCGTCAACGTTTGCGTCACGCCGGACGGCCAGTACACGTTGATCTTGTCGATTTGAGTCTGCCGCGCTAAACCAAATTCCAATTCGAGCGGATGCATTGAAGCATAACTGGAGCCAGCCCGAACCTCATCGATTTGCTTGAGATTGCCGGCGACGACTTCGACTCTCGCGCCGACGGCGCTGCGATTGCTTTTCGTGCCAACCAGATTCAAAACGATCCAATTGTTGGTCCCGCCGCGGTTCAGCAGAAATTTGCTTTGCCCCTTGATGACGCAGGTGAAAAAAATGTCCGGATAACCGTCACGGTTGAAATCGCCGCAAACACTGCCGCGGCCCTCCCCTGGAAACGACAGCCCGAAATCAGCGCCCATCCGCGAAAATGCGCCCACGCCGTTGTTTTTGAAGAAGACATTCGGCTTTTCCCTTTGCGGCATCAACAACGCGCCGTTGATGACATACACATCGCGGTCGCCGTCGTTGTCGTAATCCATGAAATTGACGCCCCAGCCGATGCCGTCATTATCTACACCGAACTGCCTGGCGATATTGGTAAACGTTCCATCGCCGTTGTTCCGGAACAACGGATCAAAATTATAATCGCCGATATAAATATCGAAATCGCCGTCGTTGTCATAATCCGCAAAGTCGATGCCCATGCCGTCGGTTTTGACGAGCTTTGCCGCCGCTGTCACATTGGTAAAGGTACCGTTGCCATTGTTCCGGAACAAATTATCCAGTTTGTACTCATCAACCACGTACAAATCCTGATCGCCGTCGAGATCGTAATCAAAAAATCCGACGCCGAGCGAGCGGCCGATGACGCCGGTTTGTGTTGCTGCCGTCACATCGGCAAATGTGCCATTACCATTGTTGCGATAAAAGACGCTCGAATACTGCGTGGTGGAATAATTGATGACATAAATATCCAAATAGCCGTCGTTGTTATAATCGGCCATCGCCGCGCCGATGCCGGTGTTGGGATCGCCGACGCCGGCCGCGGCGGTCACATCGGTGAAACGCGCATTGCCGTCATTCAAATAAAGTTTATTTGGCGCCAGAAAATTGACGACGTAGAGATCCACATCGCCGTCGTTATCGACGTCGCCGGCGACCGCGCCAACGCCCATGAGAAGATCGACGAGACCGGCGGCCGCGCCAATTTCTTCAAACGTGCCGTCTTTTTTGTTTAAATAAAGCAGGTTCGGCTTGTTGCGTCCGCCCAGCACAAAAAGATCCAGCCAGCCGTCGTTGTTGAAATCGGCGCAAGCCACGCCGCCGCCGTATTCGTAGCCGGCGTAAACGTGATCGA
Coding sequences within:
- a CDS encoding ATP-binding protein; its protein translation is MVDRKQELETLRKLLTRHPVVGIIGARQVGKTTLARMLAAKTKGATSSFDLENPEDLARLGDPMLALKELKGLIIIDEIQRLPGLFEVIRVLVDRPRSTTRFLVLGSASPGLLHQSSETLAGRIAYHELGGFSVDEIGIENYKQLWLRGGFPRSYLARSLAESDEWRHNFIRTFLERDLPQLGITIHSNTLRRFWTMLAHYHGQIWNASEFGRAFGVADSTVRRYLDMLTSALVIRQLQPWYENISKRQVKAPKIYLIDSGIMHTLLNLKTPTDLEGHPKVGASWEGFVLEQVIRRLGAKPEECFFWATHGGAELDLLVIHGQQRLGFEVKRNSAPRLTPSMQSALADLKLHRLDVIHAGEHTFPLEKRVRAISFSRLLEDLKPLR
- a CDS encoding discoidin domain-containing protein; protein product: MNKIKQCFIAALIAFSVVVSGLYTFVSAQGQPLTFSAFGDIPYGSAEYALLQQQIADHNRYSPSALIVHIGDIMTGSCDEKKYADVAGIMKNFAIPAYIVVGDNEYNDCGNPIQALAHWKKYFLNFEENFCGAPATEHQSVRPENLAFVLDGVLFIGINLVGGDVHDLNEWSVRMQQDADWVSQQFQAKVSQVRAAVVFAQAGPEGSANHRGPFFNQFRPAAAAFGKPILYIQGNTHAYKLAQPWPEKNITQLVVPQGNAEPPLQVTVTMDPNPLKAFIVKRNPWVGASPYNMPPCVNAGPDQTLTGTTVANLKGQATDDGDPSGALTITWSKTSGPGTVTFGNANAPVTTASFSAPGTYVLRLTADDGQLQKSDDVTIVSGGSNSTYLLSADTTGSGSVSMNPPGGIYNSGTVVTLSATPAAGFQFSGWSGDLSSSANPVTITMNANKSVTATFTASNVNSTTNLAKGKSVTASSTYSGKPAENAVDGSTSTYWRSGSVSSNPIAWLRVDLGAVLPVGRAIVKWKESYYAKSYELQVSNDDVNWTKVYSTSAGNSGTHQFTFSATTARYVRFYMMANVKSSYQIYELEVYSGAASTPKRSDETAAETVIPGDFVLEQNYPNPFNPSTQIRFGLPQKSHVTIKLYTINGLEVKTLVNGYYPAGTHTITFQAKNLPSGTYFYVMQAGSVRQVRRLVLMK
- a CDS encoding DNRLRE domain-containing protein, with translation MYNPRQAFFKIRLLVFLLTLLVVHQQAWAQGQTVIFSATGDVPYSVSEASTFQQQIANHNKYSPSAFLVHVGDIASSGQCDESYYSSVANAMKGLAVPTYIVLGDNESVDCSNRAQGMSYFLQYFANYEQNFCGTPYTEHQSERPENWAFTMNGVLFVGINLAYGGTTALQEAATWCTQQLQAKGPEVRAAVFFAHYTPGSSTTFSTPFRQAAAAFGKPVLFVHGHGHSWSMVYPFPEPNILRVQVNKGASEDPVQVTVTMDNSSPATAFVFKRNPWSSKTIVNMPPCANAGPDKEVFGSASVNLQGQATDDGDPNGLLTTTWSKVAGPGSVTFGNANAPATTASFSTAGIYVLRLTANDGQLQNYDEVTIGVNATTSVGPVISSFSPASGNVGTVVTLNGLNFTGATSVLFNGIPASSFTVSSASKILVTVPPGATTGKITVNTSLGAGFSSSDFVVTGGGLNVMTFLPTDDAHVISTSATKNYGNAINLLLDKNSASDMVNTYLKFNVTGLTGPVQSAKLRLKCSNGSVDGGSVFLVSNNYKNTNTPWFETDLIWNNAPEITGSALSSAGTVSDGQTVELDVTTAITGDGTYSFALTTTSSNSAEYNSKEGSTSPVLSIEITPPAPVLPTITSFTPDNGPVGTEVTITGTELGNTVGVTFNGAPAAFIVDSGTQVRATVPANATTGKISVANAEGTAFSATDFTLTAPPVITSFAPASGQEGTEVTIVGNYFNGVTAVSIKGEAASFVIDSNSQIRAYVPASATLGTGKIVVTSALGSTTSTDNFTVTDAAPVSVSFAPKHDTYINSESPTGTSGTSSTLRAKVGVYYTYLKFEVTGLSGTLQNAKLRLHVSDASPDGGSVHVVSNNYRSSTTPWVEKDLNWNNAPDITGPALSSTGAVSIGQWVEFDVTSAIVGNGTYSFGVKNNNSDKVYYRSKEYGAATSPQLVIESLSTAAPSITSFTPGDGPVGTEVTITGNNFLGTTAVTFNGVPATHVTVESNTTLLVLVPTGATTGRIKITNASGNGSHAQDFVVTTTPVITSFTPTEGAPGTEVTITGNHFTGTTKVSFNGKAAATFYIDSATQVRAIVPSGSTIGPGKIVVTNSAGSAISANDFRINSLFTFAPKHDAYVKSSAATTNYGTSSTLRVKVSGSETFCSYLKFDVTGVSGTLRSAKLRLYVSDAGADGGAVYVVANDYLNTTTPWEEIGLLWGNAPSIAGTPLSSTGAVSIGQWVEFDVTSAITGDGTYSFGLKNNNSDVVYYRSKENGTATAPQLLIQTSSGPSTLSKDEATAAETETITAAIPTEFLLQQNFPNPFNPSTQIRFGLPKESHVTIKLYTINGAEVKTLVDNHYPAGMHTLTFEAKNLPSGTYFYVMQAGAVRKVRQLMLLK
- a CDS encoding DUF1080 domain-containing protein produces the protein MRRSCTWILNDHNFKNFELMAEVKTTPGSNSGELMVDYTAPENSQRRLHQTRQSRGRQVHLRH
- a CDS encoding CRTAC1 family protein — its product is MAITAGLGEFRHVTGALGDKWFPESMGSGGGFIDYDGDGWMDILLVGGGVWPKQKEKKVPALWLYRNNSDQTFTNVTKEAGLGGLATYGFGIAVADFDNDGDQDFYFTTLYENMLFRNDGGKFTEVGRIAGVTGGRAWSSSALFFDADRDGWLDLYVGNYVEWSPETDLWCTLDGKTKSYCTPELYKGIPGRFYHNNGNGTFTDQTTAAGFSNSPGKTLGLVELDYNRDGWPDLMVSNDTQRNLLYKNNGNGMFSEIAAMSGVAYDENGRARAGMGIDAGVVDRTGEETIFIGNFSKEMIAAFRHIGNDLFTDRAAASKIGRPSLLTLTFGLFLFDFDLDGDLDLFAANGHVQEDIEITQDGIFYREPPHLFVNNGDGFFTDEAPNIGGVFAQPIVGRGAGYADYDRDGDIDILVTENGGPVHLWRNELNPALGGNHFLRVHVEGRQSNRDGIGTRLVAIADTLRIERRIRSGASFLASLEKTATFGLGAAAQMDSLLVYWPSGRVDRFAQIKADREVLLVEGSTELVDYPKSPALAANR